Genomic window (Nymphaea colorata isolate Beijing-Zhang1983 chromosome 1, ASM883128v2, whole genome shotgun sequence):
CATGTAAGGATGTCATTTTATGCACATGCAGGATGTTATAACGGGGGAGCATGAACGGTGTAAAGTTTGAAGACCTTGGATCAAATCCCAATCTTACCATTCTGTTGTTTGAGCTTTTCCTCGGTGTTGTCAACATAATTGTTTGGTGGTCGAGCCACAGCGTCCATTAGAAGCAAAGGATTACACATTGTCTTTTACGCAGTACACAACGGGGACTACTTCTCTCTAGCAGGCTGGTTAGCATATACTGGAGAGTGTTCTAGGAGGTGATTCACATTAATAAGAAACGATGCTGGATACCTGATTTTGCATAATAAGAAACCCATGCGATCGATCATGTTCGAACAAGTTTCCAGATGGAAACATACAGTTGCGGGAGATTTCTGTCTCAACGAGAATCTTGCTTCCACAGAAGCACACTTATGAAGCAGGACGGTTGGGGCTTtctcaaagaaaggaaaacttaCCTCTCGTTACTCCTCCAGATTTTTTCGTCTTATCCTAGGGAATTTTTTGcactaacacattaatacaTTGTATATTCTGTTATAGTTTACTCCATTATAAACTTTACCTTATTATGTACTCGTGTACGtgctttttatttatttacagtttttgttataaaatttaCAGTCGTACGCTTCCTTGACGCTGAAATCGTTGCAGTGAAATATCTCGCTGCCCGCTTCATAGACCTTTTTTGAGGCTTGTTTCTCTGCTTCTGCTTCCTGTACTGCCTGGCATGTCCGTTTCGTATCCATTAGTAACTATGAGATGAACCAATTACTTGGTCAGACCGTAATTAAGTTGAGACGCTTCCTCGAAGAGATTCACAtgaagagcgagagagagagagagagagagagacttactgCAACAAACAGATCACGGCCCACCAATCCATATGCCAACCATAGAGAGCTTGAGAGAAACGAGAACAGAGACAAATAGAACGGCATGAACTCCACGCTTTTCGTCTTGATGACAAGCTTCTACAAGCAAGGACAAAAGATTCAGTCGGCCGTCGAACACAACAGAATCCGAAagttaaaaacaaaacataGAGAACGCTCGTCTAATCACAAGAGGTAGATGGCATTACCACAACCACCAACGGAGATCCATACATGGCTATTGACGTGGCTAGTGCTACACTTCCAACAACAACCTTCCGCTGATGATGTTCAGAGAACAAACACCAGGAGATCAACGCAGTGGCTAAGAAAATTATAACTGTTGGTATCATGATAGACCATACATGCCACTGCACCAATTGTGGAAATTAGTGTGATGCTCAGACGCTTCCATTGACACTTGGAAGAAATACCCACAAAAGTAGCCAAGTCAATTAAGAAGCATAACTCATTTCATAACCTTGCCTTGCCCTTTGCTGATGTGAAGTAAAGATATATCAACACGAAGGAAGCCTCCATGAGCATCCCTGTCCCATTGGTGGTTACTAGAAGAAGATTTTCCCATTTGTAGCTAACCACAGGCAAGCCATACCACGTATACAGAGCACAGTTTAAAAGAGCAACGATATAAGGGGTGCAGGAGAAGTCCTCTGTACTTCTTTTCTGGATCACCCTCCTGAATGTTAGTCTGCAGAGACGCATGCAACATCAATCAAGATATCTGTAAGAATAACAACGTCGAACCAATAAAGTACAACAAAGTTTATGATCTACAGGGCAGTTTATTGGGATGTCAAAGGAAAATAGTCTGACTaactgcaattttttctttgcaaaataaATGTAAATGGTAACaatcttttccttctttgctACGATTTGGTATagtcttggagaaaatattttgTGGTCTGCTCACTTACATGGGGGCTGCATACAACAGCAAAGAGGTAGCATTGCCTGCAAAAGAAAAACGCATTAGACAACTGAGCTAGTAACAACGTGCACATACGAGAGTCGGGGAAtatatgtgaaattttttgttaagaGTGCCATCAATCTTTCTTAGATTGGTCTAATATGCATATGTTACAGGTCATATCTGTGCAGGCTGCCGGCTTGGGTACATAAGCAGACGTCTCCAGAAGGAAGAGAAGTCGAGGGTCTAGACATGCACAAGTAGCCTAGTTGAAAGCAGAGCATTGGTTCAactgagattttttttcagCTAAGAAAACGGAGAGTTCTAAATCAATGGAGAAAGTTGGTTAAAGAAAAACCAGAGAGATACCCATGATGCCTAGAGCTAGCCGGGGTATAGAACCCATAACTGAAACTGTTTCTAGTTTCTACTTTCTAGCTACAACACAGAACAGGAAGAAATGCTTTTGTAAGGCTACAGCATCTAAGGGTATTTATATTAGGGAAGGTCCGGGCGTCCTCATTCGCCTTGCCATTTAAGATACTTGCGTAACATAATTGTCTTCTGTGCTATAGGGAAATCTGCAAAGGGTCCTAACAGGCACAACAAATAAAGCAAGACATCCCAGGTGATAATACAAATTAGTAGAAGATATCGGCCAAAATAAAATGGAAGATCACGCAGTGAATCTAAATATGACAGATTTACGCGGTATAAATAAAGGCTCTGCTCAAGCCAGCAATCAAAGTCAATAGCTATGACCTGCCATGGTGAAGGCTGTGAAGATTTCACCTTCATCACATTAAACCTATCAtcctttcttgctttttctcattttaacaATAAAGAGGGACCAGTTacatttcatcaaaattttaggaacGGACGagtttcagttttctttttttacatgATATAGTTTTTATTTGCAGAACTTCAACGGCCGTAGccttttgggcccttcaagaaACGAAATTGGAATTCAATGGTACTTGATCTTTGAATTAATTTGTCTCTGATGTTACATGGAGTTGTTTGGCCACAAAGACATTCAATAAGTGTCCAATAAATCTACCCTAAATATAGAGCAGATTATAGTTAGTAGACACATGTTCAATTAGCTAGTGGTTTGATAGACCCACTCTTTGCTTCAATAATATCTTTTCTTAATTTGGCTACTGTTAATGGTGCCCACTTCGACTTAGACTTCCATCTTCCATTCGGAGAGAAATATGTACTTTCAAGTCCTTTTTCTGAGATTCAAGTTGATCAGACTAACGGACTGTTTGGGGGTTCGAGCTTGAATTGTAATATCGGGTCAAAATCCAAGTACATATCCATTTTAGTGAcaccattttctctctctctctctctcttttttcccttcttataTATCCAGCttagatgaaaattttggattgCATGCACCCATGCACACATCCAGATGTTTCAGCTTTTCGACCAAGAGGAGGATCAGGTTTGGAGATACTTGCTCCGACTGAAGTTTGGATTCAAACAATTACTGCAAACAAAAGCCATCCTTGAGTTGAATTTTCTGTTGGGTAGTTTaagttttaagagaaaattcagaattgttgaaaattttctggtttcAAATTtctgaaactttctgactgtaAGAATCCTGTCTGCATATCTCGAAAAGAATCATGATTATCTGCATTTGTCCATGTTCACTTTCGCCCCTAAAATTGTCACCCCAAGAAATTGAGAATCAATTCCAGAAATTCGTTGAAGCTATAGCTATAATGATTACAGGCTTTCGCATGGCTTCCATGCTTCAAGTATGATTTCTATGAATGGAAGATGACGTTAGAACTAAATTCACTCTTTATTTCTCAGACAGAAACAAGATTAAGACACTGAATTTCGGTAAATATTTCAGGACCTGCTATTATACCTTCAGAGGTCTATCGGTAACAACTAACAACCTTCTCGAACAATTATCTTCCAAGCGAGACAGAAGGCGGGCGCATTATTTCTCTAGGACCCCTGGTGGGTATTTGTATTTCATATCCCCGGCGTTGCAGTCACCTTCTCCGTTCACTGCCTGTAACTGTGCTCCTTTTTCTACATCCAACTTGCTGCCCTGAACATTCTTTCTGTCGTTCTTCTTGTACATGCAGTACAAAATAAGTTGCATCAGCCCTAATGGACTGCCTACCAGATTCGGAGCCTGCAACATGGCATGGTGTTATATAATTTATGATAAAGTCATAATGAAGATGATGGTATGATGATAGCCATGATATATTATACAAAGATCAACAATCATTTCAGTAGCATAAGTAAATCAACGCCACGCTTTGGGTAAAATATAGTCCCCAGCAACAACTTTCGTTTAGACATTAAtgtgttttttccttctttgttttgGAAAAGATTTTCACTGATCGGTCCCACAGTGGTGCTTTACACATACTGCTGTGATTTCttgtttctgaaaaatgaaGTTGTTGATGCCTAACACCTTTAGGCATCTTAAATGCTTCTCCACTAAGTGGATAAAATATTGCAATCATGAATCTCTTAGCTTCTCCCTCTCAGGAGGACACCTCTAGGACATGACACTTGTCAGCTGACACGTACTCAGCATTTCATGTATAGGATGTTGATTCATAAGCAAATTGGAACATGAAGAGACAAccatttacttttttcttttttccccattttttagTAGACAGATTGCTAAGGATGTCTTGAGATCAACAGTTTAGTGAGCTCCTAGTGGATGcctttaaagaagaagaagacaagaaacATGCAATGAAATGATGTTTCTCTGGTAATAAGATAACAAAGGAGAATGATATCAGAAGACACTGAAGACTAAAAATGTGATGATGGGTTTTTGTGTTCCATGGATGATACCATTAGAAACAAGTCACGCCCCAGTAGCCCGTACGCCATCCATAATGAACTGGCTAAGAAGGAGAAGAGTGACAGGTAGAAAGGCATGAACTCCACACTTTTTGTCTGTATGACACGTTTCTGCAAAGTTTGACGAATGCCAAGTTCATCCTTCATGACCACATGCAGTTCTATAATTTCCGGAAGAACAATTATATACAGAAcaaggaatttgaagaacaagtttaTGTCTCAAATACCTACCATGACTACCAATGGGGATCCATACATGCACACAGATGCTACCAGTCCAACGCTTCCCACGAACATTTTTCGATGATGATGGTTAGAAAATTTGAAGGACGATACGCATGCCGTGGCACCGAAAACGAGAAGCACGGCAGCCAGCATTAGAATGACCATCATCTACTCCACAGCAAGCAGTCAATACGAAGCTACACATCACAGAGTGAAATATCTGCATCTAACTACTGTTAGCTAATTCTCTTCAGCTGTTCTTCTTCTATAATTTGTGATTGCTTTACTACAACCTACTGTCATTCGCACAAAACAAAGTTAAAGCTTACTTCTTTTAGCACAACCTTTCTTTAATCTCGACTGAGAAATTCAAAACCTTCATCTCCTACCGCAGATTGATCAAATATGTGTTTTTATATATTCTACTTTGCACTTATGAGCTTTTCCCATGGTGTTTTCTTGTCAAGCatgccgagagagagagagagagagagagagagagagagagagagagagagagagagagagagacctttgtCCGTGGTGCTGCGAACACGAAATAAATTATGATGAAAGATGATTCGAGCAGAATTCCTAGCCCGTTGATAGTCACCACGGGGAAGTTCTCCCACTCGACGCTAACTACTGGCAGACCATACCAAGTATAAAGAAGACAGTTTAAGAGAGCAACAACATAAGGGACGCAGGAGAACTCCTCTgtgcttctctttcttattaCCCTTCTAAAGGTTAATCTGCAAGAAGGGAGAAAAGACACCATTAATTTACTAATCTTTCTGATGCGTTTTATCTCACCATCTCTGACTTCATGCCCATGCTTGCATGATCACATTCACACATTCACACGCTAGAAATGCCATTTTCTTATCATCTTAAAAGTCAAATCAATGTGGTTTTCTGTGAATATGGGACGTTTCATGCAGCATCTGTTATTGATTGAGAGCTCTTCATCTGTTTACGTACATGGGTGCTGCATATAGGAGCAAAGACGTAGCGTTACCTGCATGAACAAGCAAAGAAAAGTAGGTGGTTAGAGACTTTAGTTAACTATATTTCTTGAGAATTTTCGTTTCATAAATTTGCTTGTCATATTACTACTGCAAGTGTTTCCTTAGCTGCTATCCAGAAGCAGTAAGCTAGAAGACTCCATGATAGTATTAATTAAAAGACCATGACTTTTGATGGGTAGTTTTACCTATAAATCTCTTCTTAATAAATGATTTGTAATGTAAAATAACATAGTCAGGTTTCCAAACAAGGAAACCTCTGATCACAGGAAGTATGTAAAACTCGAAAGAGAACAATGTCAACTTAAacataagaaagagagagtaccCAAGATCCCTGCAATCAAATGCATGCAGCCCATAGCTCCTACAACTGAAATTGTCGAAGCATATAAAATAAGAGAAGAGAACGGGTCGCTGGTAGATGACGCTTGGTGAGTGAAGGGGTATTTATAGTGCTCATAGTGGAAAAACAGGAGAAGAAATGGATGACAGCCACTGAAACCTTACCTGATAGGAttcttaaaagagaaaaatggaagttTTTATCGTAATTATTTATTATAGCAGATAATATTGCAACAATTTGCACATAATTTTTCTAGTACTTTCTGTTTTTCATAGACGCTGATTAACAGTGATCTTCCGCACCATCAAGCACACCTATGACTAAGCAATGACTAGGAACCACGTCATTTCTAGTGCATAGATCGACGGCCAGGAGCGCGAGATCTGCACAAAATCATGACATGAACACTACTTCCTCTGTAACTTAATTTGCTAAAATTCCTGGGCATTTAGCTGTGATCGATTATCAGGTTTATATTCTCGAAGCACCTTTTTCATATCCTTGACCACTAAATCAATTGGTTTATCGTAATTTAGCTTCTAGATAATGATTAAAAGGAGAGTTCGTGAAGGGAGACAAGAATATATAAAATTGGAGCATCAAGGATGACATTCTTAGTTCTGTTCTCTGCTTGAGTGGAATTAGATGATACGAATTCCACTAAGCCCAACTTGAGACACCAGGGTTGCCCACGTTCCCATGCTATCAAATGTTTGAATATTGGAATATAAGTATCACTTACAAAATTATTCTGAGGTCACCAAAACGTGGAAGCTACATTGGTGGGCTAGCTGAGCGAGAGCTGTCGAGCTGGTCCCGATTGCATCAGACAACTTATCCAGGAAACTTTTTAACTTGACCAGAGAAGCAGTCACATTTTTTTCCGGATATGCTTACCTTGTCGACCAAGGAGGTGCATGCTAGTTACGATTTCCTGTTCTGCTTTTCCGTTGGCGTTTGACATCTCTTTTTCACTAGAAAGAATGCAGCAACGAGGTGCATGCTAGTTACCATTTCCTGTTCTGCTTTTCCATTGGCGTTTGACATCTCATTTTCGCTAGAAGGAATGCACCAAAGAGGTGCATGCCAGTTACCATTTCCTGTTCTGCTTTTTGGTCGGCGCTGGCATTTCAAATCTTTCACTATGAAGAATGCACCAATGAAGTGCACGCTAGTTACCATTTCCTGTTCTGCTTTCCCGTTGGCGCTTGACATTTCTCTTTTTCACTTGAAAGAATGCACCAAGGAGGTGCATGCTAGTGACCATTTCCTGTTCTGCTTGTCCATTGGCGTCTGTCGACATTTCTCTTTTTCACTATAAAGAACGCACGAAGCAGGTGTATGCTGGTTACCATTTGCTGCTCTACTTTTGCATCGGCGTCAGACATTTAGGATATCCTTGTCTTGTTCACGAGAAAGAATGCACACTTAGCGGTTGTACCaacaaaagttttttgaatTAATAGTGATGGCTCTGCAAATTTTGAAGAGCATGAGCATATAATATGATCTGCCAAACGACGATGGTGCAAGGATCTGACGTCCCTACCGGTAGCCAGTGCAGTGAGAAATATTTACCGCCATGGTAATTGGCTGTCCTGATGTCATCGTGCATGAAAAGTACAAACCAAAGATTTCAAAGCAAAATCGGTCCCATGAACGGAACCGATCGGAGGGATTTAAACAGGTCGAATCTAGGACAGCTGAATAGAGTCTAGAGGCCAGGTCCTGGTCGTGTCTGACATACCAAAAGTGGCAAAATTCACACACATTGAATCTGTCCCATTGGAGTCCCTGTATCAGGACAGTGGAGTTAATTGTTGGTTCTGTTGGTCTCGCACACTATAGATCGAGAAGAGACAAACACATAGGAAGATGGGAGATTTTAAGTGTGATCTGCGTAAGGGCAGGGTCAGATTGAGATCAGACTCCACACTTCTCCAACAGGTTCATGGATCTACGGCACCATGTTTTGGCAGACCACATGATGCACTTTTACGGCGAAAAGTGAAAAGTCAAATGCTACTGCTGATCGATCCCTAGTTTTTATCAAGTGGGTTCAGATTTTCTTCCAACTTGCTGAACACTCCCATGATCACATAAAGaatgagaaatcatataaattgagtATGAAAATTTCAGCTAAGATAGGAAGAATGATTACCCGAAAGTTGGTCATTGTAGGAGTGACATGGCTCCAAGCAAATTCCGTCCGCACTTTTCGAACTTGGCCTTGATTCTCCTCTCCTTTTTAGAGCTTTTGCCTCTGcatctttttaaattttgcgGTCTAAAACAGCACGCATGTTTCATTCAGCTGCTTTGCTCCTATGCTAAACCCCATTCCCCCCAGAAAATTCCGAATGATTATTCTTTTGCTAATGCATGCCTCCACTAACTTCAACTTTTCTGAAGCTGTTCTTTTCTGTCTGCACATGCTCTGCCTTTTCACCTGTGTATTCTTTTGTCTGCAGGAGACCCTTTTAGTGGAACTAATAATCCCACTCATCCTGCTTATCAACTTTATGTGATGACCACCATCGATCAAAgcttatatttttttactttttgtgaTGATCAACATTGACAAAGGTTGCATTGAGCAGTCTTCGAGTCAAGATTTCATGTACTTATTCGAGAATTTATAGATTAGAGCACGATGATTTTGGGTCTCATTGTTGTGTCAATGTCTGAGCGTGAAAGTGGGCGGATCTCCTTGGGAATGCAAGAAAGAATATTTCTTTCTcccctgaaaagaaaaaaatatattctcCTGAAAGGCACTCATggaatttttcctttcatgttcTGAGATTGCATATCATCTACGAACTCTTTGATCTATACTTTGAGTTTGCATCTTGTCGAGTCTCTCCAAAATTAATCGAGCAATTTGTTCGCTGCTGCccaaa
Coding sequences:
- the LOC126410583 gene encoding bidirectional sugar transporter SWEET3-like isoform X4, giving the protein MGSIPRLALGIMGNATSLLLYAAPILTFRRVIQKRSTEDFSCTPYIVALLNCALYTWYGLPVVSYKWENLLLVTTNGTGMLMEASFVLIYLYFTSAKGKWHVWSIMIPTVIIFLATALISWCLFSEHHQRKVVVGSVALATSIAMYGSPLVVVKLVIKTKSVEFMPFYLSLFSFLSSSLWLAYGLVGRDLFVAAPNIVGMPLGLTQLVLYFVYKRKEESKTQPPSIP
- the LOC126410583 gene encoding bidirectional sugar transporter SWEET3-like isoform X1; the protein is MGSIPRLALGIMGNATSLLLYAAPILTFRRVIQKRSTEDFSCTPYIVALLNCALYTWYGLPVVSYKWENLLLVTTNGTGMLMEASFVLIYLYFTSAKGKWHVWSIMIPTVIIFLATALISWCLFSEHHQRKVVVGSVALATSIAMYGSPLVVVKLVIKTKSVEFMPFYLSLFSFLSSSLWLAYGLVGRDLFVALLMDTKRTCQAVQEAEAEKQASKKVYEAGSEIFHCNDFSVKEAYDCKFYNKNCK
- the LOC116246754 gene encoding bidirectional sugar transporter SWEET3-like isoform X2, whose translation is MGCMHLIAGILGNATSLLLYAAPILTFRRVIRKRSTEEFSCVPYVVALLNCLLYTWYGLPVVSVEWENFPVVTINGLGILLESSFIIIYFVFAAPRTKMMVILMLAAVLLVFGATACVSSFKFSNHHHRKMFVGSVGLVASVCMYGSPLVVMAPNLVGSPLGLMQLILYCMYKKNDRKNVQGSKLDVEKGAQLQAVNGEGDCNAGDMKYKYPPGVLEK
- the LOC126410583 gene encoding bidirectional sugar transporter SWEET3-like isoform X2, with translation MGSIPRLALGIMGNATSLLLYAAPILTFRRVIQKRSTEDFSCTPYIVALLNCALYTWYGLPVVSYKWENLLLVTTNGTGMLMEASFVLIYLYFTSAKGKWHVWSIMIPTVIIFLATALISWCLFSEHHQRKVVVGSVALATSIAMYGSPLVVVLVIKTKSVEFMPFYLSLFSFLSSSLWLAYGLVGRDLFVALLMDTKRTCQAVQEAEAEKQASKKVYEAGSEIFHCNDFSVKEAYDCKFYNKNCK
- the LOC126410583 gene encoding bidirectional sugar transporter SWEET3-like isoform X3; amino-acid sequence: MGSIPRLALGIMGNATSLLLYAAPILTFRRVIQKRSTEDFSCTPYIVALLNCALYTWYGLPVVSYKWENLLLVTTNGTGMLMEASFVLIYLYFTSAKGKWHVWSIMIPTVIIFLATALISWCLFSEHHQRKVVVGSVALATSIAMYGSPLVVVKLVIKTKSVEFMPFYLSLFSFLSSSLWLAYGLVGRDLFVAAVQEAEAEKQASKKVYEAGSEIFHCNDFSVKEAYDCKFYNKNCK
- the LOC116246754 gene encoding bidirectional sugar transporter SWEET3b-like isoform X1, whose translation is MGCMHLIAGILGNATSLLLYAAPILTFRRVIRKRSTEEFSCVPYVVALLNCLLYTWYGLPVVSVEWENFPVVTINGLGILLESSFIIIYFVFAAPRTKMMVILMLAAVLLVFGATACVSSFKFSNHHHRKMFVGSVGLVASVCMYGSPLVVMKRVIQTKSVEFMPFYLSLFSFLASSLWMAYGLLGRDLFLMAPNLVGSPLGLMQLILYCMYKKNDRKNVQGSKLDVEKGAQLQAVNGEGDCNAGDMKYKYPPGVLEK